A single Kribbella aluminosa DNA region contains:
- the rlmN gene encoding 23S rRNA (adenine(2503)-C(2))-methyltransferase RlmN produces the protein MSTSLPLVFDEPRRAKKPPRHLADLSGEERRTAVEALGEPAFRAKQLSNHYFSRLVSDPAEMTDLPAATRDKLVAELMPPLLTKVRDLECDNGETRKSLWKLLDGSLVESVLMRYPGRVTMCVSSQAGCGMACPFCATGQGGLTRNMTTAEIVEQVVDGARALARGEIAGGPGRVSNIVFMGMGEPMANYKAVIGAVRRFTDPSPEGLGISARGVTVSTVGLVPRINQLATEGIPVTLALSLHAPDNELRDELVPINNRWKVDEVLDAAWAYAEQTKRRVSIEYAMIRDINDHAWRADLLAEKLRARGDWGWVHVNLIPLNPTPGSKWTASDPADEREFVRRLEAGGIPVTVRDTRGQEIDGACGQLAAASKS, from the coding sequence ATGTCTACCTCCCTGCCGCTAGTGTTCGATGAGCCGCGCCGTGCCAAGAAGCCGCCGCGGCACCTTGCCGATCTGTCCGGGGAGGAACGGCGTACGGCGGTCGAGGCGCTGGGCGAGCCTGCGTTCCGCGCCAAGCAGCTGTCGAACCACTACTTCTCCCGGCTGGTGTCCGACCCGGCCGAGATGACCGACCTGCCGGCCGCGACCCGCGACAAGCTGGTCGCCGAGCTGATGCCGCCGCTGCTGACGAAGGTCCGCGACCTGGAGTGCGACAACGGCGAGACCCGGAAGTCGCTGTGGAAGCTGCTCGACGGCTCGCTGGTCGAGTCGGTCCTGATGCGGTATCCGGGGCGGGTGACGATGTGCGTGTCGTCGCAGGCGGGCTGCGGGATGGCGTGCCCGTTCTGTGCGACTGGTCAGGGCGGCCTGACGCGGAACATGACGACCGCGGAGATCGTCGAGCAGGTCGTCGACGGTGCGCGGGCGCTGGCCCGCGGTGAGATCGCCGGCGGTCCGGGGCGGGTCTCGAACATCGTGTTCATGGGCATGGGCGAGCCGATGGCCAACTACAAGGCCGTGATCGGCGCGGTCCGGCGGTTCACGGACCCGTCGCCGGAGGGGCTCGGGATCTCGGCGCGGGGCGTGACCGTGTCGACGGTCGGCCTGGTGCCGCGGATCAACCAGCTCGCCACCGAGGGGATCCCGGTGACGCTGGCGCTGTCGCTGCACGCGCCGGACAACGAGCTGCGCGACGAGCTGGTGCCGATCAACAACCGCTGGAAGGTCGACGAGGTCCTCGACGCGGCCTGGGCGTACGCCGAGCAGACCAAGCGCCGGGTCTCGATCGAGTACGCGATGATCCGCGACATCAACGACCACGCCTGGCGCGCCGACCTGCTGGCCGAGAAGCTCCGCGCCCGTGGCGACTGGGGCTGGGTGCACGTCAACCTGATCCCGCTGAACCCGACGCCCGGTTCGAAGTGGACCGCGTCCGACCCGGCGGACGAGCGCGAGTTCGTCCGGCGGCTGGAGGCCGGCGGCATTCCGGTGACGGTCCGGGACACTCGGGGGCAGGAGATCGACGGCGCCTGCGGGCAGCTCGCCGCAGCGAGCAAGTCCTGA
- the pdxY gene encoding pyridoxal kinase PdxY → MKILSIQSAVAFGHVGNSAAVFPLQRIGVEVLPVYTVNFSNHTGYGAWRGPMISPDDVREVLRGIEDRGVLPQIDVVLSGYQGGEGIAEVILEAVQRVKAANPAAVYSCDPVMGNAKSGCFVAPAIPVLLRDRVVPAADIITPNQFELGFLTGTEPDTLESTLASVELARATGPRTVLVTSVERPDREDGTIEMLAVDDSGAWLVETPYIPMKANGSGDVTAALFTAHYRRTGDLADALARTTSSVFELLTRTHESGERELQLVESQDAYANPQLQFKPRQVA, encoded by the coding sequence GTGAAGATCCTCTCGATTCAGTCAGCGGTTGCCTTCGGGCATGTGGGGAACTCGGCAGCGGTGTTTCCGCTTCAGCGCATCGGTGTCGAGGTGCTGCCGGTGTACACGGTGAACTTCTCGAACCACACCGGCTACGGAGCATGGCGCGGGCCGATGATCAGCCCGGACGACGTGCGCGAGGTGCTGCGCGGGATCGAGGACCGGGGTGTGCTTCCGCAGATCGACGTGGTGCTCTCGGGGTACCAGGGCGGTGAGGGGATCGCGGAGGTGATTCTCGAGGCGGTCCAGCGTGTGAAGGCGGCCAACCCCGCGGCGGTGTACTCGTGCGACCCGGTGATGGGGAACGCGAAGTCCGGCTGCTTCGTCGCGCCTGCGATCCCGGTGCTGCTGCGCGATCGGGTGGTGCCGGCGGCCGACATCATCACGCCGAACCAGTTCGAGCTGGGTTTCCTGACCGGCACCGAGCCGGACACGCTCGAGTCGACGCTGGCCTCGGTGGAGCTGGCGCGCGCGACCGGGCCGCGCACGGTGCTCGTCACCAGCGTCGAGCGCCCCGACCGCGAGGACGGCACGATCGAGATGCTGGCCGTCGACGACAGTGGTGCGTGGCTGGTCGAGACGCCGTACATCCCGATGAAGGCCAACGGGTCTGGCGACGTGACGGCCGCACTGTTCACGGCGCACTACCGCCGTACGGGCGATCTCGCGGACGCGCTGGCGCGGACCACGTCGAGCGTCTTCGAGCTGCTCACGCGCACCCACGAGTCGGGGGAGCGCGAGCTGCAGCTGGTCGAGTCGCAGGACGCATACGCAAACCCGCAGCTGCAGTTCAAGCCACGCCAGGTCGCCTGA